A single genomic interval of Cervus elaphus chromosome 19, mCerEla1.1, whole genome shotgun sequence harbors:
- the ZNF639 gene encoding zinc finger protein 639, with product MNEYPKKRKRKTLHPSRYSDSSGISRIADGFNGIFSDHCYSVCSMRQPDLKYFDNKDDDSDTETSNELPKFTDGIKARNRNQNYLVPSPVLRILDHTAFPTEKSADIEICDEDCDSPESVHQQTQEESPIEVHTAEDVPIAAEVHAISEDYDIEAENNSSESLQDQTDEEPPAKLCKIVDKSQALNVTAQQKWPLLRANSSGLYKCELCEFNSKYFSDLKQHMILKHKRTDSNVCRVCKESFSTNMLLIEHAKLHEEDPYICKYCDYKTVIFENLSQHIADTHFSDHLYWCEQCDVQFSSSSELYLHFQEHSCDEQYLCQFCEHETNDPEDLHSHVVNEHACKLIELSDKYNNGEHGQYSLLSKITFDKCKNFFVCQVCGFRSRLHTNVNRHVAIEHTKIFPHVCDDCGKGFSSMLEYCKHLNSHLSEGIYLCQYCEYSTGQIEDLKIHLDFKHSADLPHKCSDCLMRFGNERELISHLPVHETT from the exons ATGAATGAAtatcctaaaaaaagaaaaaggaagactttACATCCTTCTCGTTATTCAG ATTCCTCTGGAATAAGCAGAATTGCAGATGGATTCAATGGAATTTTTTCGGATCATTGTTACAGTGTTTGTTCTATGAGACAACcagacttaaaatattttgacaacaaag ATGATGATTCTGATACAGAGACATCAAATGAATTGCCAAAATTTACTGATGGAATCAAAGccagaaatagaaatcaaaactacTTGGTTCCCAGTCCTGTACTTAGAATTCTAGACCACACTGCCTTTCCTACAG aaaaatcTGCTGATATTGAAATTTGTGATGAAGACTGTGACTCCCCTGAATCGGTCCACCAGCAAACCCAAGAGGAGAGCCCCATAGAAGTTCACACTGCTGAAGATGTTCCAATTGCTGCAGAAGTACATGCAATTTCTGAAGACTATGATATAGAGGCAGAAAACAATTCCTCTGAGAGTCTCCAAGACCAAACTGATGAAGAGCCACCAGCTAAACTTTGCAAAATTGTTGACAAGAGCCAAGCTTTGAATGTGACTGCCCAGCAGAAATGGCCTTTACTGAGAGCTAATAGCAGTGGCCTCTATAAATGTGAACTTTGTGAGTTcaacagcaaatatttttctgatttaaagCAGCATATGATCTTGAAGCACAAGcgtactgattcaaatgtgtgtCGAGTATGCAAAGAGAGTTTCTCTACCAACATGCTTTTGATCGAACATGCCAAACTTCATGAAGAAGATCCCTACATATGTAAATACTGTGATTATAAGACAGTAATTTTTGAGAACCTCAGCCAGCACATTGCAGACACCCATTTTAGTGATCACCTTTATTGGTGTGAGCAATGTGACGTACAGTTCTCCTCAAGCAGTGAGCTCTACCTGCACTTCCAGGAGCACAGCTGTGATGAACAGTACTTGTGTCAGTTCTGTGAACATGAGACGAATGATCCAGAAGACTTGCATAGCCACGTGGTAAATGAGCATGCATGTAAATTAATAGAGTTAAGTGATAAGTATAACAATGGAGAACATGGACAGTATAGCCTCTTAAGCAAAATCACATTTGACAAATGTAAAAACTTCTTTGTTTGTCAAGTATGTGGGTTCCGGAGTAGACTTCATACAAACGTCAATAGACATGTTGCTATCGAACATACTAAAATTTTCCCTCATGTTTGTGATGACTGTGGGAAAGGCTTCTCGAGTATGCTAGAATATTGCAAGCATTTAAATTCACATTTATCTGAAGGGATTTATTTATGTCAGTACTGTGAATATTCAACAGGACAGATTGAAGATCTTAAAATTCATCTAGATTTCAAGCATTCGGCCGATTTACCTCATAAATGTAGTGACTGCTTGATGAGGTTTGGAAATGAAAGGGAATTAATAAGTCATCTTCCAGTCCATGAAACAACTTGA